The Moraxella osloensis genome contains a region encoding:
- a CDS encoding putative DNA modification/repair radical SAM protein: protein MNYERLQDKLSILADAAKYDVSCSSSGSKRDNHNKGLGTANSGICHSYTEDGRCVSLLKILFTNHCIYDCAYCTSRRSHDTPRAAFTVEEVVDLTMQFYRRNYIEGLFLSSGIFKSPDYTMERLVRVAKTLRLAHKFNGYIHLKTIPGASAELMQEAGLYADRLSVNMEIPTKSGLALLAPEKNHDDMKAPMKVVQEQIVVFKDSKKQHKHTPKFTPAGQSTQLIVGAAQETDLQIIRLSSHFYQEYDLKRVYYSGYVPMLSDNRLPAMGTPVPMVRENRLYQADWLMRFYGFEAEEILPDDHPFLDLDCDPKLAWAIRNKSHFPVNIQTAPYKMIVRIPGIGTRTAKKIVQARKFSTLTLDHLKQMGAAVNRAKYFIALKGRNEHLSHLTQDNFRDYVLAQTQTKFKAERHGQLALF from the coding sequence ATGAATTATGAAAGATTGCAAGACAAATTATCCATCTTAGCCGATGCTGCCAAATATGATGTTTCCTGTTCATCAAGTGGCAGCAAACGTGACAATCATAACAAAGGACTCGGCACAGCTAACTCAGGTATTTGCCATAGCTATACCGAAGATGGCCGCTGTGTTTCCTTATTAAAAATATTGTTTACCAATCATTGTATCTACGATTGCGCGTATTGCACCTCAAGGCGCAGTCACGATACGCCGCGCGCAGCATTTACTGTCGAGGAAGTGGTTGATTTGACCATGCAGTTTTATCGGCGCAACTATATTGAAGGCTTGTTTTTAAGCTCAGGGATTTTTAAATCGCCCGACTATACCATGGAGCGATTGGTTCGTGTCGCCAAAACCTTGCGCCTTGCGCACAAATTCAATGGCTATATTCATCTAAAAACCATTCCGGGTGCGTCTGCTGAGTTGATGCAGGAAGCAGGATTGTATGCCGATCGCTTAAGCGTCAATATGGAAATCCCCACCAAATCAGGCTTGGCATTGCTCGCACCTGAAAAAAACCATGACGATATGAAAGCGCCAATGAAAGTGGTGCAAGAACAAATCGTGGTGTTTAAAGATAGTAAAAAACAACACAAACATACCCCAAAATTTACCCCAGCGGGTCAAAGTACCCAGCTGATTGTGGGCGCAGCGCAAGAGACCGATTTACAAATCATCCGTTTATCGAGCCATTTTTATCAAGAATATGACCTAAAACGGGTGTACTATTCAGGGTATGTGCCTATGCTCAGTGACAATCGCTTGCCCGCTATGGGCACCCCTGTGCCGATGGTGCGAGAAAATCGCTTGTACCAAGCGGATTGGCTCATGCGTTTTTATGGATTTGAAGCAGAAGAAATTCTACCCGATGACCATCCGTTCTTGGATTTGGACTGTGACCCCAAATTGGCTTGGGCGATTCGTAATAAGTCACATTTCCCCGTTAATATTCAGACCGCGCCCTACAAAATGATTGTGCGTATTCCTGGTATTGGCACCCGAACCGCCAAAAAAATTGTTCAGGCACGAAAATTTTCGACTTTGACACTCGATCATCTCAAGCAAATGGGCGCTGCCGTAAACCGCGCCAAATACTTTATCGCACTCAAAGGTCGCAATGAGCATTTAAGTCATTTAACGCAGGATAATTTTCGCGATTATGTGCTGGCGCAGACCCAAACCAAATTCAAAGCCGAGCGGCATGGTCAATTGGCGTTGTTTTAG
- a CDS encoding aromatic amino acid transaminase: MFSHVEPYAGDPILGLMDKHKQDPRADKVNLGVGVYFDNDGKLPVLNCVQKAEAQIANPPKPRPYLPMDGLPGYRAACQNLLFGKDAQVLKDKRVATTATIGGSGALKVGADFIHAWFPQAKCYVSDPTWANHIGIFEGSGFAVGKYPYYDAATNGIKFDELIAFLNTLQAHDVVLLHPCCHNPTGVDLTQAQWDKVLEVVKAKNLLAFMDIAYQGFGEDMDADVYAIRKAVDMGLLFFVSNSFSKNLSLYGERVGGLSVVCKDEAQAKAVQGQLQFNIRRIYSSPPSHGGHVVDIVMNDDALFNEWVQEVYVMRDRIKDMRQKLRDSLEAKLPGRSFEYITKQNGMFSYTGLTPEQVARIIKDFGIYMVANGRISVAGLNASNIDYVANAMAEVLKD, translated from the coding sequence ATGTTTTCACATGTAGAACCGTATGCAGGTGACCCGATTTTGGGATTGATGGACAAGCATAAACAAGACCCACGTGCCGACAAAGTGAATTTGGGTGTGGGTGTCTATTTTGATAATGACGGTAAATTACCCGTCCTCAACTGTGTGCAAAAAGCTGAAGCACAAATCGCTAATCCACCAAAACCACGTCCCTATCTGCCAATGGACGGTCTGCCAGGTTATCGCGCGGCTTGCCAAAACCTATTGTTTGGTAAAGATGCACAAGTATTAAAAGACAAGCGTGTAGCAACCACAGCGACCATCGGTGGTTCAGGCGCGCTCAAAGTCGGGGCTGATTTTATTCATGCTTGGTTTCCACAAGCCAAATGCTATGTGTCTGACCCAACATGGGCGAACCATATTGGTATCTTTGAAGGGTCTGGTTTTGCGGTGGGCAAATATCCCTACTATGATGCAGCGACCAATGGCATCAAATTCGATGAGCTGATTGCCTTTTTAAACACCTTGCAAGCCCATGATGTGGTGTTGCTGCATCCCTGTTGTCATAATCCAACGGGCGTTGACTTGACCCAAGCGCAATGGGATAAAGTGCTTGAAGTGGTGAAAGCGAAAAACTTGCTTGCCTTTATGGATATTGCTTATCAAGGCTTTGGTGAAGACATGGATGCAGATGTCTATGCGATTCGCAAAGCAGTGGACATGGGTTTGTTGTTCTTTGTCAGTAACTCATTCTCAAAAAATCTATCACTGTATGGTGAACGCGTTGGCGGTTTATCTGTGGTGTGTAAAGACGAAGCACAAGCCAAAGCGGTACAAGGTCAATTGCAGTTCAATATCCGCCGCATTTACTCAAGCCCACCTTCACACGGCGGTCACGTGGTTGATATCGTGATGAATGACGACGCGTTATTCAATGAATGGGTACAAGAAGTGTATGTGATGCGCGATCGTATCAAAGACATGCGCCAAAAACTGCGTGACAGTTTAGAAGCCAAATTACCCGGTCGCAGTTTTGAATATATCACCAAGCAAAACGGTATGTTTAGCTATACCGGTCTCACCCCTGAGCAAGTAGCGCGCATTATCAAAGATTTTGGTATCTATATGGTCGCTAATGGTCGTATCTCGGTTGCCGGTCTAAACGCTAGCAATATCGACTATGTAGCCAATGCCATGGCAGAAGTGTTAAAAGACTAA
- a CDS encoding vWA domain-containing protein, protein MVAHNPIPNFQTSTDSTPPSIPQAITPQFREIDYGNNVAQRTLCVLVLDLSGSMAIRSGNGDKRRIDMLNEGIEAFYHDLMKDETARNRVRLAIVIVGGVNDTAELMMDWTDAIDFFPIKFRENGMTPLGQGMLLALNLIEQERINLRDNGINYTRPWVIAMTDGLPTDSQDVWQAAINQCHQAEQNNQCIIYPIAIDAGVQEIKMLKQLSILTPPVHLNSVKFVEFFVWLSASLKTVSQSAPGETVQLGSISPWATIQS, encoded by the coding sequence ATGGTCGCCCACAACCCCATACCCAATTTTCAAACCTCAACTGATTCTACGCCGCCATCCATCCCGCAAGCCATCACCCCCCAGTTTCGTGAAATCGACTACGGCAATAACGTTGCCCAGCGTACCCTGTGCGTTTTGGTGTTGGATTTGTCAGGCTCAATGGCGATACGCTCAGGCAATGGCGACAAACGCCGTATCGATATGCTTAATGAAGGGATTGAAGCGTTTTATCATGATTTGATGAAAGACGAAACAGCCCGCAACCGTGTGCGTTTAGCCATTGTCATCGTGGGCGGGGTCAATGACACTGCAGAGCTGATGATGGATTGGACAGATGCGATTGATTTTTTCCCCATTAAATTTCGTGAAAATGGCATGACGCCGCTCGGGCAAGGTATGTTACTTGCGCTCAATTTGATTGAGCAAGAGCGTATCAATCTACGCGACAACGGTATCAATTATACTCGTCCTTGGGTTATTGCCATGACGGATGGTCTGCCCACCGATAGCCAAGATGTGTGGCAGGCGGCTATCAATCAATGTCACCAAGCCGAGCAAAATAATCAATGTATTATTTATCCGATTGCCATTGATGCGGGCGTGCAAGAAATTAAGATGCTCAAACAGCTGTCGATTTTAACCCCGCCCGTGCATCTCAACTCCGTTAAATTTGTCGAATTTTTTGTGTGGTTGTCCGCGAGTCTTAAAACCGTGTCACAATCTGCGCCTGGGGAAACCGTGCAATTAGGGAGCATCTCACCGTGGGCGACCATTCAAAGTTGA
- a CDS encoding PP2C family serine/threonine-protein phosphatase — MNQTTDLFAQSSVQPSWQVYGASSIGKSHIDSNLPNQDSIYLQKTQDGLVAVVCDGAGSAKFSQAGAAFFSQSIGKMLLSLGVGLSVSRSVSHRGIAVDLVQVKQQIIEQLSQIRLDLQSQLPAESSLRDYHTTFTGLLIHANHQAILVQIGDSPLITSQFVVRHPHIDYFTNLQVYGDDSKNEYINETHFITQDNWQSFLRVEAIDLSQVDCLALMSDGCADLVFEGASVTPKIYRPFFGNLLFNLTQSQSSQQGSAIIEQALGNPATYRLTGDDKSLVVLLKNQQHYQNLEPMVEGQNDTLENDTIANAPNNPTVWHADAVNHKNPHPTSTPDDIDFNNINNIAPNPNPHANVVTDPATSAATTSQVLPPSQSVSDSTRQRRNTAMMAGAAMLIGTGILGWINKERLLPTQTVNNANTAASVASTTPTSAITPPLTAHALGDSYAIDLSKVAAVTDSGNPIDDPILKVIVASPQGESINVIEHKSKQTSSAKTKNDNKNENKNRVNQPLLSATVTTVVANKNPTVARVSSGAASTALQNQHTDATLGATLTDSQFNNHAVKLAAKASCLPVTDTHDLISLGVTIQPTMHYYNCQISLPIKSMTSQIAGLSKQTEILDSLTLDKGLAEILTSSTTNTAATASSVTGTGLPASTVSDSSGNQQIQLYYLGVTEPVNHMSAAASTELAALPTSSAHLKR, encoded by the coding sequence ATGAACCAAACCACGGATTTGTTCGCGCAATCATCAGTCCAACCATCTTGGCAAGTGTATGGCGCATCCAGTATTGGTAAATCCCATATCGACAGCAACCTGCCCAATCAAGACAGTATCTATTTGCAAAAAACCCAAGACGGTTTGGTCGCTGTGGTATGTGATGGGGCGGGCTCGGCAAAATTTAGCCAAGCAGGGGCAGCGTTTTTTAGTCAATCGATTGGAAAAATGCTGCTTAGTCTCGGTGTCGGTCTCAGTGTTAGTCGCAGTGTCAGTCACAGGGGTATTGCGGTTGATTTGGTGCAAGTCAAACAGCAAATTATCGAGCAATTATCACAAATACGCCTCGACCTGCAGTCACAGCTGCCCGCTGAATCGAGCCTAAGAGATTATCACACCACCTTTACTGGGCTACTCATCCATGCTAATCATCAAGCCATATTGGTGCAAATCGGTGATAGTCCTCTTATCACCAGCCAATTTGTTGTCCGCCATCCTCACATTGATTATTTCACCAACTTGCAAGTGTACGGGGATGATAGCAAGAATGAATACATCAATGAGACGCATTTTATCACCCAAGACAATTGGCAATCCTTCTTACGGGTTGAGGCAATTGATTTATCGCAAGTGGATTGCCTTGCACTGATGTCAGATGGCTGTGCGGACTTGGTATTTGAAGGCGCAAGTGTTACGCCCAAAATTTACCGCCCTTTTTTTGGCAACTTGCTATTTAATTTAACCCAAAGTCAAAGCTCACAGCAGGGCAGCGCGATTATTGAACAGGCGCTTGGCAACCCTGCGACCTATCGATTAACCGGTGATGATAAATCCTTGGTGGTATTACTAAAAAATCAACAGCATTATCAAAACCTTGAACCGATGGTTGAGGGGCAAAATGACACCCTAGAAAATGACACTATAGCGAATGCACCAAACAACCCCACGGTTTGGCATGCCGATGCTGTCAATCATAAAAACCCCCATCCCACCAGCACGCCTGATGATATAGACTTTAATAACATCAATAACATAGCGCCTAACCCAAATCCGCACGCCAATGTTGTAACTGACCCTGCAACTTCAGCTGCCACAACGTCGCAGGTGTTGCCCCCTTCGCAGTCCGTCAGTGACTCAACCAGACAGCGGCGTAATACCGCTATGATGGCTGGCGCCGCGATGCTCATTGGTACAGGTATATTAGGCTGGATAAATAAAGAGCGATTGCTGCCGACGCAAACTGTCAACAATGCCAATACTGCGGCATCGGTGGCGAGCACAACGCCCACCTCGGCTATAACGCCCCCACTGACCGCGCACGCACTGGGTGATTCCTATGCCATTGACTTGAGCAAAGTCGCAGCGGTTACCGATAGTGGCAATCCCATCGATGATCCCATCCTAAAAGTGATAGTAGCCAGCCCGCAAGGTGAGTCTATCAATGTCATCGAGCACAAATCCAAACAAACAAGCAGCGCTAAAACTAAAAACGACAATAAAAACGAAAACAAAAATAGGGTGAATCAGCCCTTATTATCCGCCACTGTTACCACGGTGGTCGCTAATAAAAACCCAACGGTTGCCAGAGTTTCCAGTGGCGCTGCGAGTACCGCTTTGCAAAACCAACATACCGACGCTACTTTGGGAGCTACTTTGACCGACTCACAATTTAACAATCATGCTGTCAAACTTGCCGCTAAAGCAAGCTGCTTGCCAGTTACCGATACCCATGATTTGATAAGTTTAGGGGTCACCATCCAGCCCACCATGCATTACTATAACTGCCAAATTAGCTTGCCTATCAAATCGATGACGAGCCAAATAGCGGGGTTAAGCAAACAGACGGAAATCTTGGATAGTCTGACGCTCGATAAAGGGTTAGCAGAAATTTTAACTAGCTCTACCACCAATACCGCAGCTACCGCCTCATCGGTTACGGGTACGGGTTTGCCTGCTAGCACGGTCAGCGATTCTAGCGGCAATCAGCAAATACAGCTATACTATTTGGGTGTTACTGAGCCAGTAAATCATATGAGTGCCGCTGCTAGCACTGAGTTAGCCGCTTTACCCACCTCATCTGCCCATCTCAAGAGATAG
- a CDS encoding RDD family protein, giving the protein MIIVCQQCGQKLPKTAVMCPNCGSRQFAQQSDNHTQPPSAYNAYDAPQTSQVTQPEHSTWQSYTPNPSAGNYQPTDMPSVQASQPMQHPAQPIYAQPNPNYEQPNYAQPDIAQASNPPAQPTDYANHHVAPAVSQLPSTALQTRKPAYTMLYAGFVRRALAYLFDLALVSLLLGLAYQLLLPQILPQLGIRGFSDQTLALIAYGFYLFYMTLLTCLGRQATVGKVIMGMWVFGMQGQRLNFFHALIRETLKLILLPFGFLMWFTARKQTLHDLIARTVVLYDPN; this is encoded by the coding sequence ATGATTATTGTCTGCCAACAATGTGGTCAAAAATTACCAAAAACTGCGGTTATGTGCCCAAATTGTGGCAGTCGTCAGTTTGCGCAACAATCTGATAATCATACTCAGCCGCCAAGTGCCTATAATGCCTATGACGCGCCTCAGACCTCTCAGGTGACCCAGCCCGAACATTCTACTTGGCAAAGTTATACGCCAAATCCATCTGCAGGCAATTATCAACCGACCGATATGCCATCTGTTCAGGCGAGTCAACCCATGCAGCATCCTGCTCAACCAATCTATGCCCAGCCTAACCCTAATTATGAACAGCCTAATTATGCACAGCCTGATATTGCTCAGGCGTCAAATCCACCCGCACAACCCACTGACTACGCAAATCATCATGTCGCTCCTGCAGTCAGTCAACTGCCTTCGACCGCGCTGCAGACTCGTAAGCCTGCTTATACCATGCTGTATGCAGGTTTTGTGCGCCGTGCATTGGCGTATCTATTTGATTTAGCGTTAGTGAGTTTATTATTGGGATTGGCTTATCAATTATTGTTGCCGCAGATTTTACCGCAGCTTGGCATTCGCGGGTTTAGCGATCAAACGCTTGCCTTGATAGCGTATGGATTTTATTTGTTTTATATGACGTTATTGACCTGTTTGGGACGACAAGCAACGGTGGGCAAGGTGATTATGGGTATGTGGGTGTTTGGTATGCAGGGTCAACGGCTTAATTTTTTCCATGCGCTGATTCGAGAAACGCTCAAACTGATTTTGCTGCCATTTGGTTTTTTGATGTGGTTTACCGCCCGTAAACAAACGCTGCATGATTTAATCGCGCGCACGGTGGTGTTGTATGACCCCAATTAA
- a CDS encoding FtsW/RodA/SpoVE family cell cycle protein encodes MLNIVSRTKASKKPNAKAQTLSEIMILAVVWLLLIGAFLLADYAHSPKLQRYQLELTSYTEGIAKPQLLSKYCGDNVITNLYDNRNDRNYGMTQACPQASQPTQLISEAKQHFAKTQQALAAAWQAQGKQQRQTELVENETEVNLGGDKLSNRQDWLNLNASGQLDSLDKLMAVKTDKLSPADQANFAVSLLAVADGNRRFAYNRLFSNQPAIAKLLNQSANDVASIYDANNNQQKALQANNLLPLIGTPTHLGMLTQVFVWSWVTWGLLWLSRRKHWLEVLPIAITVWGLVIAGVSHTVILPMMVGVVLFCVGVLLSVLTIFSPMRRLMEKFPDNRTMLSSAWIYPLFVGFATFGLMILFDLSTRSYLSLRYIFLNHFKDLFWCFVFISLARPISSLVSWGLKTLIANNLLHSSWGNVKSAMTKARVWLLAFAVGYLGLAVLIHSDSAKVAELSKIWLMVFLGVFLAINQRGLINHLFFRSKKMTLLLAFSVVLPFIALGIANEKGTMLVFLFLFTFLVGVALSNKIFQMGGRGYILGVLSSTAILLLLMMVLVNLSGFDARTAERVNAWVNPFVASNDQMAILHWFRDSVPMIGYGFGDIPWCGYHLTNSHLSGCQGVPLQMQSDYTITSVMAVVGIGASVGLMMVYFAWLALIARQQMAFASEQMKSRLLSGGYFLLAWVILLWVVITVFQALVTISGNLGILPLTGVTLPFLSYGTSNLWLNSIMLSLALFQPKLMIRE; translated from the coding sequence ATGCTAAACATAGTGAGTCGTACAAAAGCCAGCAAAAAACCCAACGCCAAAGCGCAAACATTGAGCGAAATCATGATTTTGGCGGTGGTATGGCTCCTGTTAATTGGCGCATTTTTACTGGCAGATTATGCCCATTCGCCCAAACTGCAGCGTTATCAACTCGAACTCACCAGCTATACCGAAGGCATAGCCAAACCGCAACTGCTCAGCAAATATTGTGGCGACAATGTCATTACTAATCTGTATGACAACCGTAATGACCGCAACTATGGCATGACTCAAGCCTGCCCCCAAGCCAGTCAGCCCACACAATTAATCAGTGAGGCAAAGCAACATTTTGCCAAAACCCAACAAGCTTTAGCGGCCGCATGGCAAGCCCAAGGCAAACAGCAACGCCAAACCGAGCTGGTTGAAAATGAAACCGAAGTGAATTTGGGGGGCGATAAACTCAGCAATCGCCAAGACTGGCTAAACCTTAATGCTAGCGGGCAACTCGATAGTTTAGACAAGCTAATGGCGGTAAAAACCGATAAATTATCCCCCGCCGACCAAGCCAATTTTGCGGTGTCATTGCTTGCGGTTGCCGATGGCAATCGACGTTTTGCCTACAATCGCCTGTTTAGCAATCAGCCTGCCATTGCCAAACTGTTAAATCAATCGGCAAACGATGTCGCCAGTATCTATGACGCCAATAACAACCAACAAAAAGCCCTGCAAGCGAACAATTTACTGCCGTTAATTGGCACGCCTACGCATTTGGGGATGCTCACTCAGGTGTTTGTTTGGTCGTGGGTAACGTGGGGCTTGCTATGGCTGTCGCGGCGTAAGCATTGGCTGGAAGTGTTACCGATAGCCATCACTGTGTGGGGACTGGTTATTGCAGGTGTTAGCCATACAGTGATATTGCCGATGATGGTGGGGGTCGTGCTGTTTTGCGTCGGCGTGCTACTAAGTGTGTTAACGATTTTTTCACCCATGCGTCGGTTGATGGAAAAATTCCCCGACAACCGTACCATGCTGTCATCCGCGTGGATTTATCCGTTGTTTGTAGGCTTTGCCACCTTTGGCTTGATGATTTTATTTGATTTAAGCACCCGTAGTTATCTGTCACTGCGTTATATTTTTCTCAATCATTTCAAAGATTTGTTTTGGTGTTTTGTGTTTATTAGCCTGGCTCGCCCGATTAGCAGTTTGGTTAGTTGGGGGCTTAAAACTCTCATTGCCAATAACTTACTACACAGCAGCTGGGGCAATGTCAAATCGGCGATGACTAAAGCGCGTGTGTGGCTACTTGCCTTTGCGGTGGGCTATCTGGGCTTGGCAGTGTTGATTCACAGTGACAGTGCGAAAGTCGCTGAATTGTCAAAGATTTGGCTGATGGTGTTTTTGGGCGTGTTTTTGGCGATTAACCAACGCGGTTTGATTAATCATCTGTTTTTTCGCTCCAAAAAAATGACCCTGCTGCTTGCTTTTTCGGTGGTGTTACCATTTATCGCACTGGGTATTGCCAATGAAAAAGGCACCATGCTGGTATTTTTGTTTTTGTTTACCTTTTTGGTGGGCGTGGCGCTATCTAACAAGATTTTCCAAATGGGCGGGCGGGGTTATATTTTGGGCGTATTGTCGAGTACCGCGATTTTGCTTTTGCTGATGATGGTGTTGGTGAATTTAAGCGGATTTGATGCGCGTACTGCCGAGCGGGTCAATGCGTGGGTCAATCCGTTTGTGGCGAGCAACGATCAGATGGCGATTTTGCATTGGTTTCGCGATAGTGTGCCGATGATTGGCTATGGGTTTGGCGATATTCCGTGGTGTGGTTATCACTTAACAAACAGCCATTTGTCGGGCTGTCAAGGCGTACCGCTACAGATGCAAAGTGACTATACCATTACCTCGGTGATGGCAGTGGTGGGTATCGGGGCCAGTGTGGGGCTGATGATGGTGTATTTTGCTTGGCTTGCGCTCATTGCCCGTCAGCAGATGGCGTTTGCCAGTGAGCAGATGAAATCACGGCTGTTATCGGGCGGTTATTTTTTGCTGGCGTGGGTGATTTTGCTGTGGGTGGTGATTACGGTGTTTCAGGCACTTGTCACCATTTCGGGGAATTTGGGAATTTTACCGCTCACGGGGGTGACGTTGCCTTTTTTAAGTTATGGCACCAGTAATTTATGGCTCAATAGTATTATGCTCAGTTTGGCGCTGTTTCAGCCGAAGTTGATGATTAGGGAATAG
- the nadS gene encoding NadS family protein, producing MSNEFYDDLSLSLSQALSIAKGEAEPSRVFSYELPDIKAIRAKTGLTQAQFADKLNISSRTLQNWEQGTRHPTGATITLMRLLEKKPELITLA from the coding sequence ATGAGCAATGAATTTTATGATGATTTATCATTATCTCTTTCTCAAGCATTAAGCATTGCCAAAGGCGAAGCCGAGCCAAGCCGTGTTTTTAGTTATGAGTTGCCAGATATTAAGGCAATCCGAGCTAAAACAGGACTAACACAGGCACAATTCGCCGATAAGTTAAATATAAGTTCTCGCACGTTACAAAATTGGGAGCAAGGTACAAGACACCCTACAGGGGCAACGATTACGCTCATGCGGCTTTTGGAAAAAAAGCCAGAACTGATTACGTTAGCTTAA
- a CDS encoding type II toxin-antitoxin system RelE/ParE family toxin produces the protein MLHFIETPLFTKQIKDLTDDDNYRDLQEDLIKNPQQGDLVQGTGGVRKTRWSSSSSTGKSGGMRIIYYYIEESGKFFMLLAYPKSKKVTLSAAEKANLRKFTNAIKQVLHNEQ, from the coding sequence ATGTTGCACTTTATTGAAACACCGCTTTTTACCAAGCAAATTAAAGATTTAACAGACGATGATAATTATCGAGATTTGCAAGAGGATTTAATAAAAAATCCCCAGCAAGGCGACCTAGTTCAAGGTACAGGCGGTGTTCGTAAAACTCGTTGGTCGTCATCATCTTCTACTGGTAAAAGCGGTGGTATGCGTATCATTTACTATTATATAGAGGAGTCGGGCAAGTTTTTTATGTTATTGGCTTACCCAAAATCAAAAAAAGTCACACTATCTGCCGCAGAAAAAGCAAATTTGCGTAAATTCACAAACGCTATCAAACAGGTACTACACAATGAGCAATGA